The Spirosoma foliorum genome has a window encoding:
- a CDS encoding tyrosine-type recombinase/integrase, with translation MRLLVRVRQGREFLTDLNHTWNIWLFSFYFAGVCISDILRMKYSDFQNDRLNCTMSKNLKAGLLKVPTKALGLIDQYKTDKRKHDPIFPELKVLDDLSDTYNVQRKIAHAIKRLNTALAKIATRAGLTKPLKMHISRHTFGSISGERTPIQMLQKLYRHSNITMTIGYRSNFINKNADDALHAVLQME, from the coding sequence ATGCGGTTATTGGTTAGAGTGAGACAAGGCCGAGAATTTTTGACCGATCTAAATCATACATGGAATATCTGGTTGTTCTCCTTCTATTTTGCAGGCGTATGCATATCGGATATTCTGCGCATGAAATACTCCGACTTTCAAAACGACAGGCTTAATTGCACAATGAGCAAGAATTTGAAAGCAGGATTACTAAAAGTACCGACCAAGGCTTTAGGACTTATTGATCAATATAAGACTGATAAACGAAAGCATGATCCGATATTTCCAGAGCTTAAGGTACTGGATGATCTCTCAGACACATATAATGTGCAGCGCAAGATTGCTCATGCGATAAAAAGGCTAAATACTGCTCTGGCGAAGATCGCAACGCGTGCGGGCCTTACAAAGCCTTTGAAGATGCATATTTCACGACACACATTTGGCAGCATATCTGGCGAGAGAACTCCAATCCAGATGCTTCAAAAGCTCTATCGCCATTCCAATATTACTATGACTATTGGCTACCGGAGCAATTTTATCAACAAGAATGCTGATGATGCTTTACATGCTGTTTTACAAATGGAGTGA